The segment CAACCATCGCATCTGCAATGGTTGTATTGAAAGATGGGAAAGCAGGGAAGATTGAGCCTTCATCGCATTCGGATATGCATCACTTGGTAACTGAGATGTTAAAGCAAGAACAAAATTTCGAAACGACTCAATTGCCATTGGCACAACAAGGCGGTAACGTTGATACACAAACTCAAAATCAATTGGTGTCATTGGAACTTAAGCGTCTACTTGTTCGAAATGCGAATGCGAATCAATCCATTGCATCTCAACCGCATCAAAGCATACCAACAGCCACATTCAACATTTCGGGAGACAAGATGGGTGTTCAAAATCCAATGGAAACCGTTAAATCGGAAACTCATGCGAATCCACAACAGATGTTACCATCGCAATCTAACGCTTCAAAACAACAAGATCCCCTTTACAGTAAACCGAAGCACTTACCCGCTACGGGTGTGGCAGAGCAATCTTCTTGGTTTCTAGGCTCCTTACTGTGCGTCCTAGGTATCTTGTTACGATCAAAACGATAAAAAAAAGACCCAGGAAGCAGGGTCTTTTTCATATTATTATATTATTTGTGCTATCGACTAAGACGGGATATAGGCTATAGCATTGCGCTTACTGATAGCAGTGTAATTAAGGAAGAGCGACGTAAACGTCTATCTGCTATCATAACTTAACCTTAACTATATCGGAGAATTAAGATTGAGTTGACCCTTACGATTGGAAGCCGGTAGAAGGGCACTGAATTGTGATAAAGGAGAAATTACAAGTTGTAAGACACAGATTCAGTGTAATATTTGGAGAAATGTTTATACGAATGATTTGTGGAGCCTTCGTATAAATAATTATTTTACTAAGCAGCTAATACTGATTTAAGGTATTCAGCAATTTCTGCATCTTGACAGCTTTCAAAGAATAATTCTTTGAATTCAGGATAGTCAATTGTTTCTTTTAAGAAGTCTTGATCGATTTCTTTAAGGATTTTAATTAATGGTTGGTGTGTAACTTCTTTAACACCATCTAAGATTTTTTTGTTGCGTTGTTCAGGGATAACGCGATCTTTAGGATATCCACCACCAAATGATTCTGAGAATAATTTTTCGAATGTGTAGTTAAGGTTTAATTCTCCACCCCAACCGAATCCTTGTGCAAATGGCATTGCAATACAGTTACCATCGTTTACTTGACCGAATAGGTAAGCGTCTAATGGGTTTGTAACGTGTCCACAAAGTACATTTGGGAATGAGTTACATGCTAACATAGCGCCTTGACCTGTTCCACATCCTGTAACAACAAAGTCAACTGCTTTTGTTGTTAATAAGATTGAAGCAAGAAGACCGTTTTTAACATATGTTAATTGGTGTTCTTGTTCACCGTTGTACATACCGTAGTTTACAACTGTGTGTCCAGCTTTTTCAGCCTCTTGTGTTAGTGATGCTAAGATAATTCCGTTTTTAGCAGCTTGTGAGTTTTCGTTAATTAATGCGATTTTCATATTTAATCCTCTTTCTAATAATCCACGTGATGTGTCCACCACGTGGCGTTCGATACATCGTTTTGGTTTTAAACTATGCTGGTTGTTTACCAATGTAAGCTAAGATACCACCATCAACATAAAGGATGTGTCCGTTTACGAAGTCTGATGCTTCTGAAGCTAAGAATACAGCAGGTCCCATTAAATCTTCTGGTTTACCCCAACGTGCAGCTGGTGTTTTTGAAATAATGAAGCTGTTGAATGGATGTCCATCAACGCGTCATGGAGCTGTTTGAGGTGTCTCAATATAACCAGGTCCAATTCCATTACATTGAATATTGTGTTCACCGTATTCTGATGCAATATTCTTAGTAAGCATTTTTAAACGACCCTTAGCAGCAGCATAAGCACTTACTGTTTCACGTCCAAGTTCACTCATCATTGAACAGATGTTAATGATTTTACCGTGTCCTTTTTCGATCATTGAAGGAAGAACAGCTTTTGACATGATGAATGGTCCATTAAGGTCGATGTCAATAACTTGACGCCAATCTTCTACAGACATTTCGATCATTGGTACACGTTTGATGATTCCAGCGTTATTTACAAGAATATCGATTGTTCCAACTTCTGTTTCAATTTGTTTGATCATTGCTGTAACTTGTTCTTCATTTGTTACGTCACATACATAACCATGAGCTTTAATGCCTTCTGCTTCGTATGCTGCAAGTCCTTTGTTTACAAGGTCTTGATTAATATCGTTAAATACGATTGTTGCGCCTGCTTCAGCATATCCTTGAGCTAAAGCAAAACCAATTCCGTATGATGCTCCTGTTACAAGAGCGATTTTTCCGTCTAAACGGAAGTTTTCCATTTTAAAGTTACTCATATTTAATTCCTTTCCTATCGTTGTACACGGCCTGAACCGTCACCTTTAGCAAGTGTTTCCACTTCCTGAACAGTAACACGGTTGTAATCACCCTCTACAGAGTGTTTTAGACAGCTCGCTGCTGTAGCAAACTCAATTGCATCTTGAGGTGCATAATCATTGAGCATGGAGTAAATTAATCCAGCACCCAATGAATCGCCACCACCAACGCGGTCTACAATACGAACGTTATATTTCTTTGAGAAATAAGCTTGATCGCCTGTATAAAGCATTGTTGACCAATTGTTATCACTTGCTGAGATGCTTTTACGTAATGTGATTGCAACTGCTTTAAAGTTAAAGCGCTCGTGAAGTTGTTTTGCAACATCAATATAACCATCATGGTTGATTTCACCTGTTGTGATATCTGTGTTTGAAGCTGAAATTCCAAATACATCGTGTGAATCTTCTTCGTTAGCGATGACAACATCAACATACTCCATTAATTCACCCATTGTTTTATTTGCTTGTTCATTACTCCATAACTTCTTACGGAAGTTAAGATCCCAACTTACAGTTAAACCGTGTTTTTTAGCTGCTTTTGCAGCTTGTAGTGTAATCTCGGCTACGTTTTCACCTAAAGCAGGTGTGATTCCTGTTGTATGGAACCAGTCGTATCCTTCAAAAATTGCATCCCAATCAAAATCTTCTGGTGTTGCTTCAGCGATTGCGGAATGTGCACGGTCATAAACAACTTGACTTGCACGTTGTGAAGCACCTTTTTCCAAGAAGTAGATACCAACACGATCGCCACCGCGTGTAATCTTGCTTGTATCGACACCGTAACGACGTAAATCGTTAACAGCGTTTTGTCCAATTGCATGTGTTGGTAATTTTGTTACAAATGCTGCGTCCACTCCAAAGTTTGAAAGTGAAACGGCAACGTTTGCTTCGCCACCACCGTAAGTCGCTTGATATCGATCAGCTTGCGAGAAACGGAGGTAACCTTCTGGAGCAAGACGAAGCATAATTTCTCCAAATGTAATTACTTTTTTCATTTAAATACCCTCTCTACATCTTTACGTCAGGATTAATCAAATGAATGGCAAATCCTGCGATTTCTTTATCTAAGTATGCAAAGTTGATTTTGTTTGTTTTCTTATTGCGAGTAATTGTATCTTCTACAACATGGATGCCTTTTTTCTCTAATTGATAAAGAGCACGTTCTGGGGAAGGTGTGTAAATTCCAAAGTGTCCGTGTTCACCACGTCCAACTGAGTTTAGGAATTCAAAACCGCGACCTGCGAAATGACTCTTAGGTTTTCCATAATACTTAAATCCAAACAAATTACATAATACTTCAGCATTTTCTTTGGCTTCTTCACTAGTGTTGTTATTGAAACCAATATGAATTAATTCATATGATAACAATGCATCCACTGCCTCACGGCTTAGGCGTTCAACAGTATCCCAATCTTTAGCTGCAATCGCATCAGCAGGCAACATGAAGCTACCACCAATAGCATTAATGCAAGGTAAAGCTAAGTAATCATGCATGTTCTTAGCATTAATTCCGCCTGTTGGCATAAATGTAATGTCAGCATACGGTGCACTGAGGTCTTTGATCTTCTTAGCACCACCACTTGATTCTGCAGGGAAGAACTTAACGTTTGTCAATCCATAAGAGATTGCTGTTTCAAGTTCTGATGCTGTAGAAATTCCAGGTAATACAAGAACATCATTTTCAACACACCATTTCACAACGTCATGATTAAATCCAGGTGTTACAATGAACTGTGCCCCAGCCTTGATTGCAGTTTCGGCTTGGGAAACTGATGAGACGGTACCCGCTCCAATTAACATATCTGGTAATTCTTTAGCGATGATTTCGATTCCGGGGAACGCAAATTCACTTCGGAATGTGATTTCCATACAATCGATGCCACCGTTATAAAGTGCTTGTGCCATTGGCAACGCATCTTCGATTTCAGTTATTTTAACTACGGGAACGATACCGATTTTTTCAACTCTATTTAAAACTTCACTCATATAGTAGTCTCCCTTTTATTTTGACCAATGTCCAGTCGGTCTCTAGCAAACCAGCTAAGACAATAATAGGTGAGTAAACCGGTTTTGTCAACTGGTTTACCAAAAAAATAATGTTTCGCCTATATATTAAGGACTAAATTGTGAAAAAAATGATAATTTCACATGAAAGCGGTTAGATTTATTAAAAAAAACCGTTGACATGACAAAATTCAAGGGCTATAATGCGTATGTCCAGTAAACCAGTTTATAAACGTTTTTCAAGGAGGTACTTACATGGAAAAGCATATTAAGCAAGTGACCATTGAGCCAATCCGCGATATTGATATTTTCAAGAATGCAACACTGCTTACAAAAGAAGAAGTGAAGCAAGCAATTGAAGATACCATTAAAAAGATTGATCTCAATATGGAGCACATTGGTGAGCGCTTCCCATGGTCAGCAACAAAAGATCTGAAATATCCGATCATCGATAATATCGAATGGACAGACGGATTTTGGACCGGTCTATTGTGGTTGGCGTATGAATACACAGGTGATGAGAAGTATCGTGAGCTCGCAGATAAAAATGTTGATTCTTTCCACCATCGTGTTGTAAATGATATTGAAATTGATCACCATGATCTTGGATTCCTATATTCATTATCATGTGTGGCAAGTTACAAACTAACAGGTTCTGAAAAAGCGAAAGAAGCTGCTGTTTTAGCGGCTGATAAGCTCCTTACCCGTTGGCAAGAAAAGGGAGAATTTATACAAGCCTGGGGCGAGTATAACAATCCTGAGCATTACCGTTTCATTATTGATTGCTTATTGAACATCCCACTATTATATTGGGCAACAGAAGTTACGGGTGATGACAAATATGCGGATATTGCAGAGCGTCATTTCTACACAAGCTGTCAATACGTAATTCGTGATGATGCAAGTGCATTCCACACATTCTACATGGATCCTGAAACAGGTGGTCCAGTACGTCGAGCAACACGTCAAGGTTATAATGATGAATCATCCTGGGCACGAGGCCAAGCTTGGGGTGTATATGGTATTCCATTAAACTATCGTTATACACATGAAGACGAAGTGTTCCCACTGCATGAAGGAATGACAAATTATTGCTTAAACCGTTTACCAAAAGATTTCGTATGTTATTGGGATCTCATCTTTACAGATGATGATAACCAATCACGCGATTCAAGTGCTGCAGCGATTGCAGTATGTGGTATGCTAGAAATGATCAAATATATGAAAAATGATGAACTTAAAACTGTGTATGAGGGAGCATCACACACAATCTTAAGATCGTTGATCGACAACTATACAAAAACAACACATGAACCAGGAAATCCAGTGCTTTATCACGGTGTCTATTCATGGCACAGTGGAAAAGGTGTGGATGAAGGAAACATCTGGGGCGACTACTATTATCTAGAAGCTCTAATGCGTCTTTATAAAGACTGGGAATTGTATTGGGAAGAAAGAGGTAAAATTATGAGTACTCCAAATATTGTAATGACACGTATCGATGAACGTCTCGTTCACGGTCAAGGTCAGCTTTGGATTAAATCACTTGGCGTTAACACCGTTATCGTGGCAAATGATGAAGCTGCACAAGATGTCATGGCTCAGACACTCATGAAAACTGTAATTCCAAAATCAGTTGCAATGCGTTTCTTCCCCGTTGACAAAGTTATCGAAGTTATTCATAAAGCGTCTCCACAACAATCCATTTTCTTGATTGTGAAAGATACAAAAGATGCTTTACGTTTAGTTGAAGGTGGTGTTCCAATTTCAGAGATCAATATTGGAAACATTCACAATTGTGAAGGCAAAGAAAAAGTTACACGTTCAATCTTCTTAGGTGAAGATGATAAAGACTGCCTAAGAAAAATGGTAGCAAAAGATATTGCTTTCAACACTCAAACAACACCTAATGGTGGAGACGGTGCAGCACCAGTTGACATCCGTAAATATATTTAAGCATTAAGGCAATAACTATTTATTTCTAAAAGGAAAAGAGAGGAATTTAATAATGAATATTACATTATTTCAAGCGATACTAATCGGTCTATGGACTGCATTCTGTTACGCAGGTATGTTATGGGGTATCTACTCAAACCGTGCTTTATTCTTAGCATTTGGTGTTGGGTTAATCTTAAACGGAAGTCACCCAGGTGCACTTCAAACAGCTTTACAAGTTGGTGCTATTTCTGAATTAGCATTTATGGGATTCGGTGTTGGAGCCGGAGGAACTGTTCCACCTAACCCAATCGGTCCTGGTATCATCGGTACATTGATGGCGATTACAAACCCTTCAATTACACCTGAAAGTGCATTAGCATTGTCAATTCCATTTGCTGTTGCAATTCAATTCTTACAAACATTTGTTTACACAATCCGTGCTGGTGCTCCTGAGAGTGCTGCAAAAGCATTAGAAAACAAAGATTTCAAGAAATTCCGTATGACTACAAACTTTACAGTATTACTATTTGCTATCGTAGGTTTCCTATTAGGATTCTTAGGTGCTTACAGTATGGAACTTCTAACACAACTTGTTGGATTAATTCCAGAATGGTTATTAAAAGGCTTAAACGTTGCTGGTGGTATGTTACCTGCAATTGGATTCGCAATGATCTTATCTGTAATGGTTAAGAAAGAATTAATTCCTTTCGTAATCTTAGGTTACGTATGTGCAGCTTACTTCCAATTACCAGTTATCGGTAGTGCTCTAGTAGGTGCTATCTTTGCAGTAAAACAATACAATGATTCACAAAACACAGTAAATGTATCAGGAACAGAAGTGGAGGCAGGTAACGATGACTGGATCTAATAAATTAACAAAAAAAGATTATTTTAAAACAACAGCACGTTCATACTTTTTACAAAACGGATTTAACTACAGTAACTACCAAGGTCTTGGTTATGCTTTAGTTCTTTATCCAGCATTAAGAAAAGTACATAGAAACGATGATGATTTCGCAGCAGCACTTGGTGCAAACTGTGAATTCTATAACACAAACCCTCAATTACTTCCTTTCATTACTTCATTACACTTAGTAATGGCTGACTCAGGACGTCCAATCAAGATGGCTTTAATGGGTCCTCTTGCTGGTATCGGTGATTCCTTATCACAATTTGCGATTGCACCACTTTTCTCAACAATCTTTGCATCACTTGCAATGGATGGTGTTTCAATTGCTCCGCTTCTATTCTTAATCACTATTAACGCTGTATTATTCGGTATTCGTTACGGACTGGGTGTTTATGGTTATAAAGTTGGTACAAGCATTATTGATAAATTAAGTGAAAAGATGGAACAAATCTCAACAGCAGCAAACATTGTTGGTGTTACAGTTATTTCAGGTCTTGCAGCTACATTTGTTAAGATGAAAGTTGATATTTCATTCGCAGCTGGAGAAATCCAAGAAGGTGTTAAACAATCAACCGTTAACATCCAAGGTCTTTTAGACAAAGTTGCTCCTGCATTGTTACCAATGCTTTATACAGGTTTAATGTACTACCTAATTAAGAAAAAAGGTTGGAATACATACAAACTTGTTATTCTTACAGTAATACTTGGTGTTGCCTTAAGCTTCTTCGGAATCTTAGCTTAGTATTTAACTTTAGAGAGCTACTTCGATAAGTAGTTCTCTTTTTTATTCATAAGGAGAACATAAGATGGTAAAGAATTCTTTATATCAAACAATTGAACACAAATCGAACGTCCTTGATCTCAAACGCTTAAAATCAATGTATAATTTTAAGGAAAAAGAAGTGGTCGCTTATGCAGATCAACTGATGATGAATATCTTTACATTCACTCGTGATTGGGATATGGAACCATGTGATACACCTTACACCTTAAATCCATTTGGATGGACAACCACACCAAATGGCGATGATGAGTGGATATTTATGTTGAATCGAATGGATTATCTTCCGTCATTAGTAATGGCGACCGTTTTAACGGACGATTTAAAGTATATAAACCATGCCAAAGATCGAGTGTTGCATTGGATTGATGCACATACACCACTCACTTCAGGACCCTCTACACGTACTCTGGATACTGCGATGCGGATGAATAATTGGTTGGATTTATGCCCTTATTTAAAGGCGTATCATCTTTTAGATGAGGATGTCTTTGCACGCATTCAAACCAGTCTTGAAACGCAAGCAAACTATCTTAAAGAACACTATTTAACCAAGTACACCTTGAGTAATTGGGGTAGTATTCAAACCTGTGTTTTGGCCAAGTATTTGGGGTGGCTTAAACACGATGCCGATA is part of the Erysipelothrix piscisicarius genome and harbors:
- a CDS encoding heparinase II/III family protein, which encodes MVKNSLYQTIEHKSNVLDLKRLKSMYNFKEKEVVAYADQLMMNIFTFTRDWDMEPCDTPYTLNPFGWTTTPNGDDEWIFMLNRMDYLPSLVMATVLTDDLKYINHAKDRVLHWIDAHTPLTSGPSTRTLDTAMRMNNWLDLCPYLKAYHLLDEDVFARIQTSLETQANYLKEHYLTKYTLSNWGSIQTCVLAKYLGWLKHDADTDFKTWVHEEIQTQFEIQVYPDGMHWEQSTMYHVEVLNYGLKALPYVKDQEGLKQTLDQMAYALYYQATPQGDIVAFGDSDRTVLGGILGYCAVALQNPMYKSKAHDVLDFEVCYAYGVMMQDAFEALKRKFQFP
- a CDS encoding PTS system mannose/fructose/sorbose family transporter subunit IID, with protein sequence MTGSNKLTKKDYFKTTARSYFLQNGFNYSNYQGLGYALVLYPALRKVHRNDDDFAAALGANCEFYNTNPQLLPFITSLHLVMADSGRPIKMALMGPLAGIGDSLSQFAIAPLFSTIFASLAMDGVSIAPLLFLITINAVLFGIRYGLGVYGYKVGTSIIDKLSEKMEQISTAANIVGVTVISGLAATFVKMKVDISFAAGEIQEGVKQSTVNIQGLLDKVAPALLPMLYTGLMYYLIKKKGWNTYKLVILTVILGVALSFFGILA
- a CDS encoding PTS sugar transporter subunit IIB produces the protein MEKHIKQVTIEPIRDIDIFKNATLLTKEEVKQAIEDTIKKIDLNMEHIGERFPWSATKDLKYPIIDNIEWTDGFWTGLLWLAYEYTGDEKYRELADKNVDSFHHRVVNDIEIDHHDLGFLYSLSCVASYKLTGSEKAKEAAVLAADKLLTRWQEKGEFIQAWGEYNNPEHYRFIIDCLLNIPLLYWATEVTGDDKYADIAERHFYTSCQYVIRDDASAFHTFYMDPETGGPVRRATRQGYNDESSWARGQAWGVYGIPLNYRYTHEDEVFPLHEGMTNYCLNRLPKDFVCYWDLIFTDDDNQSRDSSAAAIAVCGMLEMIKYMKNDELKTVYEGASHTILRSLIDNYTKTTHEPGNPVLYHGVYSWHSGKGVDEGNIWGDYYYLEALMRLYKDWELYWEERGKIMSTPNIVMTRIDERLVHGQGQLWIKSLGVNTVIVANDEAAQDVMAQTLMKTVIPKSVAMRFFPVDKVIEVIHKASPQQSIFLIVKDTKDALRLVEGGVPISEINIGNIHNCEGKEKVTRSIFLGEDDKDCLRKMVAKDIAFNTQTTPNGGDGAAPVDIRKYI
- a CDS encoding sugar kinase, which translates into the protein MKKVITFGEIMLRLAPEGYLRFSQADRYQATYGGGEANVAVSLSNFGVDAAFVTKLPTHAIGQNAVNDLRRYGVDTSKITRGGDRVGIYFLEKGASQRASQVVYDRAHSAIAEATPEDFDWDAIFEGYDWFHTTGITPALGENVAEITLQAAKAAKKHGLTVSWDLNFRKKLWSNEQANKTMGELMEYVDVVIANEEDSHDVFGISASNTDITTGEINHDGYIDVAKQLHERFNFKAVAITLRKSISASDNNWSTMLYTGDQAYFSKKYNVRIVDRVGGGDSLGAGLIYSMLNDYAPQDAIEFATAASCLKHSVEGDYNRVTVQEVETLAKGDGSGRVQR
- a CDS encoding PTS mannose/fructose/sorbose/N-acetylgalactosamine transporter subunit IIC, which encodes MNITLFQAILIGLWTAFCYAGMLWGIYSNRALFLAFGVGLILNGSHPGALQTALQVGAISELAFMGFGVGAGGTVPPNPIGPGIIGTLMAITNPSITPESALALSIPFAVAIQFLQTFVYTIRAGAPESAAKALENKDFKKFRMTTNFTVLLFAIVGFLLGFLGAYSMELLTQLVGLIPEWLLKGLNVAGGMLPAIGFAMILSVMVKKELIPFVILGYVCAAYFQLPVIGSALVGAIFAVKQYNDSQNTVNVSGTEVEAGNDDWI
- a CDS encoding RpiB/LacA/LacB family sugar-phosphate isomerase, with protein sequence MKIALINENSQAAKNGIILASLTQEAEKAGHTVVNYGMYNGEQEHQLTYVKNGLLASILLTTKAVDFVVTGCGTGQGAMLACNSFPNVLCGHVTNPLDAYLFGQVNDGNCIAMPFAQGFGWGGELNLNYTFEKLFSESFGGGYPKDRVIPEQRNKKILDGVKEVTHQPLIKILKEIDQDFLKETIDYPEFKELFFESCQDAEIAEYLKSVLAA
- a CDS encoding bifunctional 4-hydroxy-2-oxoglutarate aldolase/2-dehydro-3-deoxy-phosphogluconate aldolase; the protein is MSEVLNRVEKIGIVPVVKITEIEDALPMAQALYNGGIDCMEITFRSEFAFPGIEIIAKELPDMLIGAGTVSSVSQAETAIKAGAQFIVTPGFNHDVVKWCVENDVLVLPGISTASELETAISYGLTNVKFFPAESSGGAKKIKDLSAPYADITFMPTGGINAKNMHDYLALPCINAIGGSFMLPADAIAAKDWDTVERLSREAVDALLSYELIHIGFNNNTSEEAKENAEVLCNLFGFKYYGKPKSHFAGRGFEFLNSVGRGEHGHFGIYTPSPERALYQLEKKGIHVVEDTITRNKKTNKINFAYLDKEIAGFAIHLINPDVKM